One Gemmatimonadota bacterium genomic window carries:
- a CDS encoding HipA domain-containing protein — MSDEYPIVIVEPEWVINPEEMGGKTKFWYSKPDDNTNWLFKHPRPNTGEHWAEKIAAEVASVIGITHAKVELAEFQGERGSVTESFALGGRELFHGNELLEITIEDYDPTVRFHHSHHTLKNIWLALERIFEQPEATENAKLLFAEYLVLDAIIGNTDRHHENWGILRRRAGDEGRGFIAPSYDHASSLGRELRDERRDRLMVENRVGDYAERGRGAIYWSEDERHGSSPLELVRRAAPTYPDLFHSAILKLEKFDKDSLSKIVNRVPTDWMTSSARTFAIALMNYNCEQLRRLI; from the coding sequence ATGTCTGACGAATACCCAATAGTTATAGTAGAACCAGAATGGGTTATTAACCCTGAGGAAATGGGGGGTAAAACGAAGTTCTGGTATAGTAAGCCTGATGATAATACAAACTGGCTATTCAAGCACCCTCGACCAAACACAGGAGAACACTGGGCAGAGAAGATAGCCGCCGAGGTTGCCTCTGTGATAGGGATTACACACGCGAAGGTAGAATTGGCGGAGTTTCAAGGTGAGCGCGGTTCGGTGACAGAATCGTTTGCTCTTGGGGGTCGGGAGTTGTTCCACGGTAATGAGTTGTTGGAAATAACGATAGAGGATTACGATCCAACGGTGAGATTCCACCATTCGCATCATACACTGAAGAATATTTGGCTGGCACTGGAGCGCATCTTCGAGCAACCCGAAGCTACCGAAAATGCTAAACTCTTATTCGCGGAGTATTTAGTACTGGATGCTATAATTGGTAACACAGACCGTCATCACGAGAACTGGGGCATACTTCGGCGGCGGGCAGGTGATGAAGGGAGGGGTTTCATAGCACCTTCTTATGACCACGCATCATCGCTGGGCCGGGAACTTCGGGATGAACGCCGCGATAGGCTGATGGTCGAGAATCGCGTAGGAGACTATGCGGAAAGAGGACGCGGTGCAATTTACTGGTCAGAAGACGAGCGACATGGCTCCAGTCCGCTGGAGTTAGTACGACGTGCGGCCCCCACCTATCCAGACCTTTTTCATTCTGCAATTTTGAAACTGGAGAAATTCGACAAGGATTCTTTGTCTAAAATTGTGAATCGCGTACCCACTGATTGGATGACGTCCTCAGCCCGCACATTCGCGATTGCGCTGATGAACTATAATTGTGAACAACTGAGGAGACTTATCTGA
- a CDS encoding D-2-hydroxyacid dehydrogenase, which translates to MPKFVFMPPQDDLKRAFATRLSDELPEYDVVSPETDKDAIETIRDADAAFGWIPPDALAVAEKLAWLHNPDAGPFFGYYYRELTQHPLTITNPRGIYFDHISHHILMFLLALARGLPWYVDAQRRREWDKNARKSPYIDLAGATALINGVGGIGHETARLCNELGMTVIGIEPRPEYELPYVEFHTPDKIDTLLPLADFVITTVPHTPETEGMFDARRFALMKPSAYFINIGRGKVCKIDDLANAIESGTIAGAGLDVFEQEPLPSDHKLWGLPNVLMTPHIAVRDAGNINARRYEILIDNARRFLAGEELTNVVDKSKWY; encoded by the coding sequence ATGCCAAAATTTGTATTCATGCCACCGCAGGACGACCTCAAGCGCGCATTCGCCACCCGCCTGTCGGACGAACTCCCCGAATACGACGTCGTATCACCCGAAACCGACAAAGACGCCATAGAGACAATACGCGACGCCGACGCCGCATTCGGCTGGATACCGCCCGACGCACTCGCCGTCGCCGAAAAACTCGCCTGGCTGCACAATCCAGACGCGGGACCCTTCTTCGGATACTACTACAGAGAACTGACCCAACACCCGCTGACCATCACAAATCCCCGCGGCATATACTTCGACCACATATCCCACCACATCCTCATGTTCCTGCTCGCACTGGCGCGCGGGCTACCGTGGTATGTGGACGCACAGCGGCGCAGAGAATGGGACAAGAACGCGCGCAAATCCCCGTACATAGACCTCGCCGGCGCAACAGCCCTCATCAACGGCGTCGGGGGCATCGGACACGAGACAGCGCGCCTGTGCAATGAACTGGGAATGACCGTCATCGGCATCGAACCCCGGCCCGAATACGAACTGCCCTACGTCGAATTCCACACCCCGGACAAAATTGACACACTTCTGCCACTCGCGGACTTTGTGATCACAACCGTCCCACACACACCCGAAACCGAAGGCATGTTCGACGCGCGACGCTTCGCCCTGATGAAACCCTCGGCGTACTTCATCAACATCGGCCGCGGCAAAGTGTGCAAAATAGACGACCTCGCCAACGCCATCGAATCCGGCACAATAGCGGGCGCTGGCCTGGACGTATTCGAACAAGAGCCACTGCCCTCCGACCACAAGCTGTGGGGCTTGCCCAACGTACTGATGACCCCCCACATTGCCGTCCGAGACGCCGGCAACATAAACGCGCGACGCTATGAAATCCTCATCGACAACGCCCGTCGCTTCCTCGCGGGTGAAGAACTGACCAATGTCGTGGATAAGTCAAAGTGGTATTAG
- a CDS encoding phospholipase D family protein — protein MDTRQNMLFDDPSESQMSFGMDDGSGLRVVSARFNSEKKFDWDVFDGFDSLRVLTYSVSVDAILRMLDKYAFKTFECVFGYEGIIRDMKDILAFQKTVVSDTRAAIMNLKDERHIQILEKVHSGQAHFRVLRKSIAHAKLYLLSNPDGRKRVIIGSANLSERAFSGDQPETLVMFDNDEKAYEHYNNMFNTIRDSASDEIELPDEKITRSEIEIQETPPMNNGPTSRIAGVVQTLSRCV, from the coding sequence ATGGATACCCGACAGAACATGCTATTCGACGACCCCAGCGAGAGCCAGATGTCATTTGGAATGGATGACGGAAGTGGCCTTCGTGTGGTCAGCGCGAGATTCAATTCAGAGAAGAAATTTGACTGGGACGTATTCGATGGATTCGACAGCTTGCGGGTGTTGACCTATTCAGTAAGCGTGGATGCCATCCTGAGAATGCTCGATAAATACGCTTTCAAGACCTTCGAATGTGTATTCGGCTATGAAGGCATTATCCGCGATATGAAAGACATTCTCGCGTTTCAGAAAACAGTGGTCAGCGATACTCGCGCCGCAATCATGAACCTCAAAGACGAACGGCACATACAAATTCTCGAAAAAGTACATTCGGGACAAGCTCACTTCAGAGTTTTGAGAAAGTCCATAGCCCACGCAAAGCTCTACCTGCTATCCAATCCTGATGGCCGAAAACGAGTAATAATCGGATCCGCCAACCTCTCGGAACGGGCATTTTCCGGCGATCAACCAGAGACACTGGTCATGTTCGACAATGATGAGAAAGCCTATGAACACTACAATAATATGTTCAACACCATCCGAGACTCCGCATCAGACGAAATCGAGCTACCCGATGAGAAAATAACGCGGTCAGAAATAGAAATTCAAGAAACCCCACCTATGAACAACGGACCGACTTCGCGGATTGCAGGCGTCGTACAAACGCTTTCCCGTTGTGTTTGA
- a CDS encoding SMP-30/gluconolactonase/LRE family protein: MEWNFEQVAGPFGFTEGPVWVGDALLFTDMPGDRAMRYDHRTGVCDEWRTGTNRANGLTTDAEGRVYGAEGTFDPSGDRFVDGPGRRIARYESDGSTTVISDNFEGNRFNSPNDLVVDAKGRVWFTDPRYGDDKSCMDIGHESVYRADPQDDGTYTTVRMTFDTTKPNGLIVTPDMKTLYVAQSDYLPETPRELRAYPIAEDGSLGACEVLHDFGANRGIDGMRLDEDLNIVASAGWPDGGPGPMIYVFAPDGEVLEAHPFPINPTNCAFGDEDLQSLYVTAIDGYLYRARTHLKGLG; encoded by the coding sequence ATGGAATGGAATTTTGAGCAGGTGGCGGGTCCGTTTGGGTTTACCGAGGGTCCGGTGTGGGTAGGCGATGCGCTGTTGTTTACAGATATGCCGGGAGATCGCGCGATGCGCTACGATCACAGGACGGGTGTTTGCGACGAGTGGCGCACGGGTACGAACCGGGCAAATGGTCTGACTACTGATGCAGAGGGTCGGGTCTATGGCGCAGAGGGTACGTTTGATCCGAGTGGTGACAGGTTTGTGGATGGTCCCGGACGTCGCATTGCGCGGTATGAAAGCGATGGTTCGACGACGGTGATTTCCGACAATTTTGAGGGCAACCGTTTTAACAGTCCCAATGATCTCGTGGTGGATGCAAAGGGCCGGGTCTGGTTCACGGATCCGAGATATGGCGATGATAAGTCATGTATGGATATCGGTCACGAATCGGTGTATCGGGCTGATCCCCAGGATGATGGGACGTACACGACTGTGCGGATGACTTTTGATACGACAAAGCCCAATGGTCTGATTGTTACGCCGGATATGAAGACCCTGTATGTGGCGCAGAGCGATTATCTTCCCGAGACGCCTCGGGAATTGCGGGCTTATCCGATTGCGGAAGATGGGTCGCTGGGTGCCTGTGAAGTGCTCCACGATTTTGGTGCTAATCGGGGTATAGACGGTATGAGGTTGGATGAGGATCTCAATATTGTCGCGAGTGCGGGTTGGCCCGATGGCGGTCCCGGTCCGATGATTTACGTTTTTGCGCCCGACGGAGAGGTGCTCGAAGCACATCCTTTTCCGATTAATCCGACCAATTGTGCGTTTGGCGATGAAGATTTGCAGTCGCTCTATGTCACGGCTATAGATGGGTATTTGTACCGCGCGCGCACACATCTCAAGGGGTTGGGATAG
- a CDS encoding alanine/glycine:cation symporter family protein: protein MKALEIDETINNATAPIAEVIGQFVFFKISVADAELPLVVLWLVAGAVFFTFYTGFIGIRGFKHALQLVRGDYTDPNSKGEVSHLQALATAVAGTVGIGNIGGVAVAVTVGGPGATFWLIVAGFLGMSTKFIECTLGVKYRNENPDHSVSGGPMYYLRKGFSARGMDNFGKLIGGFYAMGISIGALGIGNMFQSNQAYVQLNHMTGGMLDGLGWLVGIILGAVVFAVIIGGIKSIARVTEKIVPSMAVLYCFFSLITILLNASALPVAIGNIFGGAFTGEGVAGGVVGTMIIGFQRAVFSNEAGIGSAAIAHSSVKTNEPITEGIVSLLEPFIDTIVICTITALVIATTQVIAPDFAGDATGVAMTSVAFERQFSWFPIPLAFAAVLFAFSTMISWSYYGLKGWTYLFGESAHRQNVYKIIFCLCVVLGCMVQLGPLLDISDALVFLICVPNILGLYFLAPIVKHEMGSYFARLKSGEIKKFM, encoded by the coding sequence ATGAAGGCATTAGAAATTGACGAGACCATTAACAATGCCACTGCGCCAATTGCGGAGGTGATTGGCCAGTTTGTCTTTTTTAAAATTTCCGTGGCTGACGCGGAGTTGCCATTGGTGGTGTTGTGGCTTGTCGCTGGCGCAGTATTTTTTACTTTTTACACCGGCTTCATTGGTATCCGCGGCTTCAAGCATGCCCTCCAACTGGTGCGCGGCGATTACACCGACCCCAACAGCAAAGGCGAAGTCTCCCACCTTCAGGCACTGGCCACAGCAGTGGCGGGAACTGTCGGCATCGGCAACATCGGTGGCGTCGCAGTAGCGGTAACCGTTGGCGGACCAGGGGCGACATTTTGGCTGATTGTGGCGGGCTTTTTGGGCATGTCCACGAAGTTCATTGAATGCACGCTGGGCGTCAAATACCGAAATGAAAACCCGGACCATTCGGTGTCGGGCGGCCCGATGTACTACCTCAGAAAAGGATTTTCAGCCCGCGGCATGGACAACTTTGGCAAACTGATCGGCGGCTTTTACGCGATGGGGATTTCAATAGGCGCACTGGGCATAGGCAACATGTTTCAATCCAATCAGGCGTATGTGCAACTCAACCACATGACCGGCGGAATGCTGGACGGATTGGGCTGGCTGGTCGGCATTATTTTGGGCGCAGTGGTCTTTGCCGTGATTATCGGAGGGATTAAGTCTATCGCCAGAGTTACAGAAAAAATCGTCCCTTCTATGGCAGTCCTTTACTGCTTTTTTTCTCTTATCACGATTCTGCTCAACGCATCGGCACTGCCCGTCGCCATCGGCAACATCTTTGGGGGTGCATTCACCGGCGAAGGTGTCGCTGGCGGCGTGGTGGGAACGATGATTATCGGCTTCCAACGCGCGGTGTTCTCCAATGAAGCCGGCATTGGATCGGCTGCCATCGCCCACTCGTCGGTCAAGACAAACGAGCCCATCACAGAAGGGATTGTGTCGTTGTTGGAGCCTTTTATTGATACCATCGTCATCTGCACGATCACCGCTCTGGTCATTGCCACAACGCAGGTTATCGCACCCGATTTTGCTGGCGACGCAACGGGCGTGGCCATGACGTCTGTGGCCTTTGAGCGACAATTTTCGTGGTTTCCCATTCCGCTGGCTTTTGCCGCTGTGCTATTCGCCTTTTCCACGATGATTTCCTGGTCCTATTATGGATTAAAAGGTTGGACCTATTTGTTTGGTGAAAGCGCACACAGGCAAAACGTGTACAAAATCATTTTTTGCCTCTGTGTTGTTTTGGGATGCATGGTGCAATTGGGGCCCCTGCTGGATATTTCCGACGCGCTGGTGTTTTTGATTTGTGTGCCGAATATTTTGGGGCTGTATTTCCTGGCACCCATCGTCAAGCATGAAATGGGTTCGTATTTTGCACGCCTGAAAAGCGGAGAAATTAAAAAATTTATGTGA
- a CDS encoding DNA-binding protein has translation MSTKTLFLAWQDKVRSHQWFPIGRLDADVELPEYRFRYTGGAARAQQELKYPPLPSFPQLHRDYRSSALFYLFQNRVMKPNRPDFADHVQRLDLPESADPFEMLSVSGGYRVTDDYEVFPKLVKAKDGSFVCRFFLHGWRHTSLPAQERLNALKPGEELYVTLELTNPVTGLAVQLQTTDYHMIGWTPRYLVSEMARAMTESPGEYMAHVVRVNPPPSPMTQRVLVEMCGRWDGYEPMESEDFQPLVGD, from the coding sequence ATGAGCACAAAAACTTTATTCCTGGCGTGGCAGGACAAAGTACGGAGCCATCAATGGTTCCCGATTGGTCGGCTGGATGCAGATGTCGAGCTTCCGGAGTATCGTTTCCGCTATACGGGCGGGGCTGCCCGGGCACAGCAAGAGTTGAAATATCCGCCCCTTCCAAGCTTTCCTCAACTGCATAGAGATTACCGATCCTCAGCACTATTTTACCTGTTCCAGAACCGGGTTATGAAACCGAACAGACCGGACTTCGCCGATCATGTTCAGCGACTTGACCTACCTGAAAGTGCCGATCCATTCGAGATGCTATCGGTAAGCGGTGGCTATCGGGTAACCGACGATTACGAGGTCTTTCCAAAACTGGTCAAAGCCAAAGATGGAAGTTTTGTCTGTCGATTTTTCCTGCACGGATGGCGACACACAAGCCTCCCCGCGCAAGAACGACTGAATGCGCTGAAGCCGGGAGAAGAACTTTATGTAACACTGGAACTGACCAATCCAGTGACTGGTCTGGCCGTGCAACTCCAGACAACGGACTACCACATGATTGGCTGGACCCCGCGTTATCTCGTTTCCGAGATGGCGAGGGCAATGACCGAATCGCCCGGTGAGTACATGGCGCATGTGGTGAGGGTCAATCCCCCACCTTCTCCGATGACACAGCGCGTTTTGGTTGAAATGTGCGGTCGTTGGGATGGATATGAACCGATGGAAAGTGAGGATTTTCAACCTTTGGTTGGGGATTGA
- a CDS encoding phytanoyl-CoA dioxygenase family protein, translating into MEWEPIFHDFTFGESEREEMDREGHIAFPGLLKDDAREKLTESLSYIESLRPQAKEGHEPNRFAAEFDWYLESLIGHPQMLRLARDILGENIRYDHCVSLNRPGGNRGTHWHTHGYGEEDPSLGFVRIFFYVNGFEPDDGGLKVVPGSHLFREKIARIDSDKALQEQWLSGKTHPITGESLQIHAPSMPPGTVIAMWTFAAHGVNPRQPGSDTRWCVVYAYRNPGLPSNARWISEEYEKRRIRGAEGLLSLY; encoded by the coding sequence ATGGAATGGGAACCCATTTTTCACGACTTTACATTCGGCGAATCCGAACGGGAAGAAATGGACCGCGAAGGACACATTGCTTTCCCTGGACTGCTGAAAGACGACGCACGGGAAAAGTTGACAGAATCCCTGTCCTATATCGAATCACTCAGACCACAGGCCAAAGAAGGCCATGAACCCAATCGGTTCGCCGCTGAATTTGACTGGTATCTCGAAAGCCTGATCGGCCATCCCCAAATGCTCAGACTGGCGCGAGATATTCTGGGCGAAAATATTCGGTATGATCACTGCGTCAGCCTGAACCGCCCCGGGGGCAACCGCGGAACACACTGGCACACACATGGGTATGGAGAAGAAGACCCCAGCCTGGGATTTGTTCGCATCTTCTTTTACGTCAACGGATTTGAACCCGACGACGGCGGATTAAAAGTCGTACCCGGCAGCCATCTGTTCCGCGAAAAAATCGCGCGTATAGACTCAGACAAAGCATTGCAAGAACAATGGCTCAGCGGAAAAACCCACCCAATAACGGGTGAATCCCTCCAGATACATGCGCCCTCTATGCCACCTGGAACCGTAATCGCCATGTGGACATTTGCCGCTCACGGCGTAAACCCGCGACAGCCGGGCAGTGATACGCGGTGGTGCGTGGTATATGCCTATCGCAATCCCGGCCTGCCGTCAAATGCGCGATGGATATCTGAAGAATACGAAAAACGCCGCATTCGCGGCGCCGAGGGACTGTTGAGCCTTTATTAA
- a CDS encoding ThuA domain-containing protein, whose product MNILFLRHSAGFEHSYLPDAEVALKAIGKKNGWRVLTTHRLDRISAENLEKFDILAFATTGNLPFTDEQKTAILNFVRNGKSFFGIHNATDTCYDWPEYGEMLGGWFNGHPWHHEVGIIVEDTNHPATKMLGDYFRVTDEIYTFKNYDRNKTHVLMRIDNETVDLEKGNREDNDYAMGWCHEYGKGRVMYTALGHPDALWHEDWFHAHITGCIKWAARLEN is encoded by the coding sequence ATGAACATCTTATTCCTGCGGCATTCAGCGGGATTTGAACACAGCTATTTGCCCGATGCAGAAGTGGCTCTGAAAGCAATCGGCAAAAAGAACGGATGGCGGGTTTTAACCACGCATCGGTTGGACCGCATTTCCGCTGAGAACCTGGAAAAATTTGACATCCTCGCATTTGCGACCACCGGGAACCTGCCCTTTACCGACGAACAAAAAACCGCGATCCTGAACTTTGTCCGCAACGGCAAATCATTCTTCGGCATACACAACGCAACCGACACATGCTATGACTGGCCCGAATACGGCGAAATGCTCGGCGGATGGTTCAACGGCCACCCCTGGCACCACGAAGTGGGAATCATCGTCGAAGACACCAACCACCCCGCAACAAAAATGCTGGGCGACTATTTTCGGGTAACAGATGAAATCTACACATTCAAAAATTACGACCGCAACAAGACCCATGTCTTAATGCGGATCGACAACGAAACCGTAGATCTGGAAAAAGGCAACCGCGAAGATAACGACTACGCCATGGGCTGGTGCCACGAATACGGCAAAGGCCGCGTCATGTACACCGCCCTGGGACACCCCGATGCCCTGTGGCACGAAGACTGGTTCCACGCGCACATCACGGGATGTATCAAATGGGCTGCAAGATTGGAGAATTAA